One part of the Tachyglossus aculeatus isolate mTacAcu1 unplaced genomic scaffold, mTacAcu1.pri scaffold_151_arrow_ctg1, whole genome shotgun sequence genome encodes these proteins:
- the LOC119923159 gene encoding uncharacterized protein LOC119923159: MNGPSTLIQASWERRRAWLRQGRRRRPRGLEEEEEEDARAGATAELPGRPEEEPPLQDVVFEEGKPALQMEDWLRNCRSSEKGAEEESSLSITDGFYRTATSLEDDLTLGAEGKEQVNHEVLGRREVRIQRGDTERGKKISRARPSPPPDTFCPPELQKPVGRHYWKSGGSGLRGLEIGRKCKLPLGPLDIANCVLIDPVIDEEQGRDRMLLAANGKHFPRGLLARMVQEAMGWVREEEFCEGVKARNDAAEERETVSPPASPRIPELLGPQCN, translated from the exons ATGAACGGTCCTTCGACACTGATTCAGGCATCTTGGGAGCGGCGTCGGGCTTGGCTGAGGCAGGGCCGGCGCCGGCGGCcccgggggctggaggaggaggaggaagaagacgcgAGAGCAGGGGCAACTGCCGAGCTTCCCGGGAGGCCCGAAGAGGAGCCCCCACTGCAGGATGTTGTCTTTGAGGAAG GGAAACCCGCCCTCCAGATGGAGGACTGGCTGCGGAACTGCAG GTCCTCggagaagggggcagaggaggagtccagccTGTCAATAACCGACG GATTCTACAGAACGGCGACCAGTTTGGAAGATGATCTGACCTTGGGAGCTGAAGGCAAAGAACAGGTCAATCACGAGGTTCTGGGGCGGAGGGAGGTGCGAATTCAAAGGG GGGAcacggagagagggaagaagatcaGCCGCGCcagaccctccccgccccccgacacTTTCTGTCCACCGGAGCTGCAGAAGCCAGTGGGCCGGCATTATTGGAAGAGTGGTGGGTCAGGTCTCCGAGGATTGGAGATTGGCAGAAAGTGCAAACTGCCTCTTGGGCCGCTGGACATTGCTAACTGTGTCCTTATCGACCCAGTCATAGACGAGGAGCAAGGGCGTGACA GGATGCTGTTAGCAGCCAACGGGAAACATTTCCCCAG GGGTCTCTTGGCCCGCATGGTGCAGGAGGCGATGGGCTGGGTTCGGGAGGAAGAGTTCTGTGAAGGGGTCAAGGCCAGAAACGACGccgcagaggagagggagacagtgagTCCCCCTGCGTCGCCCCGAATCCCTGAGCTCCTGGGTCCGCAATGCAACC